One region of Corvus cornix cornix isolate S_Up_H32 chromosome 14, ASM73873v5, whole genome shotgun sequence genomic DNA includes:
- the DEXI gene encoding dexamethasone-induced protein has protein sequence MTAAVSARLDSVESWAFHALLVLPYMFYVGLFFVNVLILYYAFLMEYIVLNVGIVFLPEDMDQALVDLGMLSDPGSVLYETDSELDVFDGYLE, from the coding sequence ATGACCGCCGCGGTCTCGGCACGTCTGGATTCGGTGGAGTCCTGGGCCTTCCATGcgctgctggtgctgccctATATGTTTTACGTGGGCTTGTTCTTTGTCAACGTGCTGATTCTGTACTATGCCTTCCTGATGGAGTACATCGTCCTCAATGTGGGCATCGTCTTCCTGCCCGAGGATATGGACCAGGCTCTGGTGGATCTGGGGATGCTCTCCGACCCTGGCTCCGTGCTCTACGAGACGGACAGCGAGCTGGATGTCTTTGACGGGTACTTGGAGTGA